The following coding sequences lie in one Arachis ipaensis cultivar K30076 chromosome B05, Araip1.1, whole genome shotgun sequence genomic window:
- the LOC107640402 gene encoding uncharacterized protein LOC107640402: protein MIITRDDVDGIFDLKVSLHHTFEMKDIGSLSYFLGLEVIFIDDGIYLSQAKYASNLLTSARITDSHTESTPLEPNVQYTPMDGTVLDKSYSLSTAYSDADWAGDPTDCHSTTCYCLFLGDALISWRAKEQTFTARSSTESEYRALANTTAEVVSIRWLLADLGAPQSSPIDFFVDKS, encoded by the exons atgATCATTACtagagatgatgttgatggtatctttGATCTCAAAGTCTCCCTTCACCAtacttttgagatgaaagatatTGGTTCTCTCAGTTATTTTCTTGGTCTTGAGGTCATATTCATAGATGATGGtatctatctctctcaagctaagTATGCTTCAAATCTTCTTACTAGTGCCAGGATTACAGATAGTCATACTGAGTCTACTccccttgagcctaatgttcaATATACacctatggatggcactgttttggataaatCCTACTCTTTATCGACA GCGTACtcagatgctgattgggctggtgatcccactgattgTCATTCTACTACttgttattgtttgtttcttggcgatgCTCTCATTTCTTGGAGAGCTAAGGAGCAAacattcactgctcgatcaagcaCAGAATCTGAATACCGTGCTCTCGCTAACACCACTGCTGAGGTTGTCtcgattcgttggcttctcgcagacttgggtgctcctcagtcatCTCCAATTGATTTTTTTGTG GACAAATCCTAA